Proteins from one Gimesia maris genomic window:
- a CDS encoding DUF2726 domain-containing protein has protein sequence MSKKKTTEPVGCLAVLLKLVGIDLGRIPTDKTLPFHLRDNFLSPAELSFYHVLLQSIRGEYTVCSKVNLSDVFFVSRPNENQGYRNKIDRKHVDFLLCDSKTMQPLLGIELDDASHAKKKRQERDQFVDQVFAAAGLPILHVPATRGYNVSELSEIIRSSLQSKKTVPRTPRVLNGERFCPKCQIPMVQRIASKGMKKGQSFWGCANYPECRETVWGDDSSAV, from the coding sequence ATGTCAAAGAAAAAAACGACAGAACCTGTTGGTTGTTTAGCTGTTCTTTTGAAACTGGTTGGTATCGACCTGGGAAGAATACCAACGGATAAAACGCTGCCTTTTCATTTAAGGGATAACTTTCTTTCACCCGCAGAGTTATCGTTTTATCATGTTCTGCTGCAATCCATTCGGGGTGAATATACAGTCTGCAGCAAGGTCAATCTGTCAGATGTGTTTTTTGTTTCCAGGCCAAACGAGAATCAGGGATACCGTAATAAAATTGATCGCAAGCATGTCGACTTTCTGTTATGTGATTCAAAAACAATGCAACCACTTCTCGGTATCGAATTAGATGATGCCAGTCATGCAAAGAAAAAAAGGCAGGAACGGGATCAGTTTGTCGATCAGGTTTTTGCTGCTGCCGGTTTACCAATCTTACATGTGCCTGCCACCAGAGGATACAATGTTTCAGAACTGTCAGAGATAATTAGATCGAGTCTGCAGAGTAAGAAAACGGTGCCCCGTACTCCCAGGGTTCTGAATGGTGAGCGATTTTGTCCTAAATGTCAGATTCCCATGGTTCAGAGAATCGCATCTAAAGGGATGAAGAAAGGACAATCGTTCTGGGGCTGCGCTAATTATCCGGAATGCCGTGAAACAGTCTGGGGAGATGATTCATCTGCGGTCTGA
- a CDS encoding DUF1559 domain-containing protein: MRYRNRKSGFTLIELLVVIAIIAILIALLLPAVQQAREAARRSTCKNNMKQISLALHNYHEIHGVFPPGAIATTATSSAYNVWGDAGNTSGVGLHGTSWMVQILPLVDQANIYNQWNFSTNVIGNRSAAENDIPVFYCPTRRNKVRKVDEKIMIGENPGTSTPPSNRFAKGGSDYGVCIGGGNGWADGDLIHLTHRTDSLIGTFGGGSQGFLGMFYVNSDTALRDIDDGASNTIMSGEVQKLHGPSAPNTSQDSWAAGGVANMFDTGISGGTAGGFNNNFYQSAGSDHTGGAHFGFADGSVHFLSENMSSRVYLELGTADGRETTNFVP; encoded by the coding sequence ATGCGCTATCGGAACAGAAAGTCAGGGTTTACGTTGATTGAGTTGCTGGTGGTGATTGCCATTATCGCCATATTGATTGCACTGCTGTTACCCGCGGTGCAACAGGCGCGGGAAGCTGCCCGACGCAGCACCTGCAAAAATAATATGAAACAGATCAGCCTGGCGCTGCACAATTATCATGAAATTCATGGTGTGTTTCCTCCCGGGGCCATTGCAACAACGGCAACTTCCTCTGCATACAATGTCTGGGGAGACGCTGGAAATACCAGTGGGGTCGGCCTGCACGGCACGAGCTGGATGGTGCAGATTCTCCCCCTGGTAGATCAGGCCAACATCTACAATCAATGGAACTTTAGTACGAATGTAATCGGGAACCGGTCTGCTGCCGAAAATGATATTCCCGTTTTCTATTGCCCGACGCGGCGGAATAAAGTCCGTAAAGTAGATGAGAAAATTATGATTGGAGAAAATCCGGGGACCAGTACGCCCCCCTCCAATCGTTTTGCCAAAGGAGGCTCTGATTACGGTGTCTGTATCGGAGGCGGAAACGGCTGGGCCGATGGAGATCTCATCCATCTGACACACAGGACAGATTCGTTAATTGGAACATTTGGTGGGGGGAGCCAGGGGTTTCTGGGGATGTTTTACGTGAACAGTGATACGGCGCTTCGTGATATCGATGATGGCGCGTCGAACACAATTATGAGTGGTGAAGTACAGAAACTTCATGGTCCTTCGGCGCCTAATACCAGTCAGGACAGCTGGGCCGCGGGTGGCGTCGCAAACATGTTCGATACCGGAATCTCGGGGGGAACAGCAGGTGGGTTTAATAACAACTTCTACCAGTCTGCCGGCAGCGATCACACCGGGGGCGCTCACTTTGGTTTCGCAGATGGCTCCGTGCACTTTCTCAGCGAGAATATGAGTTCTCGGGTTTACCTGGAACTGGGAACAGCCGATGGCAGAGAAACAACCAATTTTGTCCCCTGA
- a CDS encoding DUF1559 domain-containing protein, with amino-acid sequence MKNERGCRNKAGFTLIELLVVIAIIAILIALLLPAVQQAREAARRSTCKNNLKQMGLALHNYHETHRVFPPGAIVTAIASGSGTSTQWTPWLEAGNTTGTGLHGTSWMLMILPFVDQSNIYNKWNFNTNVIGNRTQAEVDIPGFYCPSRRSKIRKNELRLQLGENPSATSPVNGFTKGGTDYGACIGSGNGFGDTSPGHNLLDSDWSGYLSGGELGIFYANSDTQIRDIKDGTTTTIMTGEMQRLTSSGWTTTRSNDGWAAGGVSTLFDTDAGSKGINGNFFQGPGSDHTGGAHFGMGDGAVRFISENIDATTFQRLGNADQGSVVGEF; translated from the coding sequence ATGAAAAACGAAAGAGGTTGTCGAAACAAAGCGGGGTTTACCCTCATTGAGTTACTGGTTGTGATTGCCATCATCGCGATCTTGATCGCTTTACTGTTACCAGCCGTACAACAGGCACGTGAAGCTGCCAGAAGAAGTACCTGCAAAAACAATCTAAAGCAGATGGGGTTGGCTTTACATAATTATCATGAAACGCATCGGGTATTTCCTCCCGGTGCCATCGTGACAGCAATCGCTTCTGGATCAGGTACCAGTACCCAATGGACACCATGGCTTGAGGCTGGTAACACAACGGGAACTGGGTTGCATGGCACCAGCTGGATGCTCATGATCCTGCCGTTTGTCGATCAGTCTAACATTTACAATAAATGGAATTTTAATACCAATGTCATTGGAAACCGTACGCAGGCGGAAGTGGATATTCCCGGTTTTTACTGTCCGTCACGACGCAGCAAAATTCGCAAGAACGAACTGAGACTTCAGCTGGGGGAAAACCCTTCCGCAACATCACCAGTCAACGGTTTTACCAAGGGTGGGACTGACTATGGTGCCTGTATTGGTTCTGGAAACGGCTTTGGAGATACTTCGCCTGGACATAATTTATTAGATTCCGATTGGAGTGGGTATTTGAGTGGTGGTGAGCTGGGTATTTTTTACGCGAACAGCGATACTCAAATTCGGGATATCAAAGATGGAACGACAACCACCATCATGACTGGAGAAATGCAACGATTAACCAGCAGTGGCTGGACAACGACCCGGAGTAACGATGGTTGGGCCGCCGGTGGTGTGAGTACCTTGTTCGATACCGATGCCGGGAGCAAGGGGATCAATGGGAATTTTTTCCAGGGACCGGGCAGTGATCATACTGGAGGTGCGCATTTTGGGATGGGAGATGGCGCAGTTCGTTTCATTTCCGAGAATATCGATGCAACAACGTTCCAGCGTCTGGGCAATGCCGACCAGGGATCGGTCGTTGGCGAGTTCTAA
- a CDS encoding PQQ-binding-like beta-propeller repeat protein: protein MLTRILPVVTALLLIGSSTGFSEDWPQWLGPDRSSQWQADGIVDVFPESGLQVEWRTPVGLGYSGPAVANDRVYVMDYQKKSGKVQNNPGGASSLEGAERVLCLSADTGKVIWEYKYDRPYEISYAAGPRCTPTVADGKVYALGAEGNLTCLDAETGKLIWKKDFQSDYQAKTPFWGHAASPLVDGDTLYCLVGGKDSIAVAFNKNTGEELWRSLDNAETGYCPPTMITHQGTKQLLIWHPGSLNSLNPKTGQVYWSLPLQPGYGMSVTVPRQQGDYLYVSAIGDEAAWIKLSGNTKPAAEVVWKGKPRSALFCCNSTPYIEGDTVYGSDIQSGDFVAVNLKDGSRRWSTKEVTNAGRRDRHATAFIVKHDEHFFLFTEKGDLILADLTPEGYKEISRFHVLEPTNEAFGRSVVWSHPAFANQSLFARNDKELVRVNLKK, encoded by the coding sequence ATGCTGACGCGTATACTCCCTGTTGTTACTGCTCTACTGCTCATTGGTTCGTCAACTGGTTTTTCGGAAGACTGGCCTCAATGGCTCGGGCCGGACCGTTCCAGTCAGTGGCAGGCGGATGGAATTGTCGATGTCTTTCCTGAATCCGGTTTGCAAGTGGAATGGCGCACTCCCGTGGGACTGGGCTACAGTGGCCCTGCCGTAGCCAACGACAGGGTGTATGTGATGGACTACCAGAAAAAGTCCGGGAAGGTTCAGAATAACCCGGGTGGTGCTTCCAGCCTGGAAGGCGCAGAACGCGTCCTCTGCCTGTCCGCTGATACGGGAAAGGTGATCTGGGAATATAAATACGATCGCCCTTACGAGATTTCGTATGCAGCGGGTCCACGCTGTACTCCCACGGTCGCAGATGGCAAGGTTTATGCCTTGGGAGCTGAAGGGAATCTGACCTGCCTGGACGCTGAAACTGGCAAGCTCATCTGGAAAAAAGACTTTCAGTCAGATTACCAGGCCAAAACTCCATTCTGGGGTCACGCTGCGAGCCCGCTCGTTGATGGCGATACGTTATACTGCCTGGTGGGCGGGAAAGATTCCATCGCCGTCGCTTTCAATAAAAATACCGGCGAAGAACTCTGGCGCTCACTGGATAATGCAGAAACCGGGTACTGCCCTCCGACCATGATCACACATCAGGGCACGAAACAGCTGCTCATCTGGCATCCGGGATCGTTAAACTCATTGAATCCCAAAACCGGTCAAGTTTACTGGTCACTCCCCCTCCAACCCGGATATGGAATGTCGGTCACTGTCCCCCGGCAACAGGGAGATTATCTGTATGTCTCTGCCATTGGTGACGAAGCTGCCTGGATCAAACTATCGGGAAACACAAAACCTGCTGCGGAAGTTGTCTGGAAAGGAAAACCGCGATCCGCTCTGTTCTGCTGCAACAGCACTCCCTACATTGAAGGTGACACCGTGTATGGCAGCGATATTCAGTCGGGAGACTTTGTCGCCGTCAATCTGAAGGATGGCAGTCGTCGCTGGTCAACTAAAGAAGTCACGAACGCAGGCCGCCGTGATCGTCATGCGACGGCTTTTATTGTGAAACACGACGAGCACTTTTTCCTGTTCACGGAAAAAGGGGATTTGATCCTCGCTGACCTCACCCCGGAAGGTTATAAAGAAATCAGTCGTTTCCATGTCCTGGAACCAACAAACGAAGCCTTCGGCCGTTCCGTCGTCTGGAGCCACCCGGCGTTTGCCAACCAGTCGCTGTTCGCCCGCAATGACAAGGAACTGGTTCGCGTCAATCTCAAGAAATAA
- a CDS encoding DUF3179 domain-containing protein, whose product MDSSHLSEEVTVQDPSNTSFPAAPASDKPSQPALLLIAVSGLLFAGWYAWVNQVYFLSFWHNRPVAALTNKPEFNVQGLMLPNHEIVNARIPKDGIPALTTPDFIQNKDATFMKPHDRVAGVCLEGEARAYPLKILDWHEVVNDQIGETPFIVTYCPLSDSLAVYNGQGTGGKIEFGISGYLFNSNQLLYDRTGSGETDGLWSQMMSQAICGPRVQETLMHLPVELTDWQDWKQRYPDTKVLSPETGFPFEYQSTAYKEYLSNDSLMFEVNRQDLRLPKKTPLLGIWVGDQKRAYPVTAYQHLTEATEWEEELEGKKFTLAYHPEAKSLRVVKAESGLNWMYALWFAWYAFYPDTELYPALESAVTTEAVKPDIKILAD is encoded by the coding sequence ATGGATTCCTCTCATCTGAGTGAGGAGGTGACGGTTCAGGATCCGTCAAATACTTCTTTCCCGGCAGCTCCTGCCAGTGATAAACCATCACAGCCAGCATTACTGCTGATTGCTGTTTCAGGTCTGTTATTTGCCGGCTGGTACGCGTGGGTCAATCAGGTTTATTTTCTGTCGTTCTGGCATAATCGCCCGGTGGCGGCGTTGACGAATAAACCGGAGTTCAATGTGCAGGGCCTGATGTTGCCGAACCACGAAATTGTCAATGCACGGATTCCCAAAGATGGTATTCCCGCTTTAACAACCCCTGACTTTATCCAGAACAAAGATGCCACATTTATGAAACCACATGATCGCGTGGCGGGAGTCTGTCTGGAAGGCGAAGCCCGGGCCTACCCACTGAAGATCCTGGATTGGCATGAAGTGGTGAACGACCAGATTGGAGAGACTCCGTTTATCGTGACCTATTGCCCTTTGAGTGATTCGCTGGCGGTATATAACGGCCAGGGAACAGGCGGAAAGATTGAGTTCGGGATCTCTGGTTATCTTTTCAACAGTAATCAGCTGTTGTATGACCGTACCGGATCGGGGGAGACGGATGGGCTCTGGTCACAAATGATGTCTCAGGCTATCTGTGGTCCGCGGGTACAGGAAACGCTGATGCATCTGCCTGTCGAATTGACAGACTGGCAAGACTGGAAACAGCGCTACCCCGATACAAAGGTTCTTTCTCCGGAGACCGGGTTTCCATTTGAGTATCAGTCGACGGCTTACAAAGAATACCTGAGCAATGACAGCCTGATGTTTGAGGTCAACAGACAGGATCTCCGACTTCCGAAAAAAACACCTCTGCTTGGGATCTGGGTGGGAGATCAGAAGCGGGCATATCCGGTAACCGCTTATCAACATCTGACGGAGGCGACCGAGTGGGAAGAGGAACTTGAAGGCAAAAAATTCACACTGGCCTATCATCCCGAAGCAAAATCATTGCGCGTGGTAAAAGCAGAGTCAGGGCTCAACTGGATGTATGCCCTGTGGTTTGCCTGGTATGCTTTTTATCCCGATACCGAACTCTATCCCGCATTGGAATCTGCCGTCACGACTGAAGCTGTAAAACCAGACATCAAAATTCTGGCAGACTAA
- a CDS encoding sialidase family protein, whose protein sequence is MRIFMLCIVVVVLAALSPVELSAEEPHVLKQVVAVENVCAWPNLTLLPDGTIIAVFHNQPSHGQQEGDIDCWASPDGVNWEKRSTVTEHEPNTVRMNHATGLAKNGDLIVLCSGWSNLKQPERPKQTVFRDAILRSWVLRSSDGGRSWTKSEDFPAAEAGWSEYIPFGDIWAGSDGALHVSCYQGQFKDPSQSTKTKGWKSSHLKSEDDGRTWSVVSVIGPAHNETDLFYLGEKNWLAAARIDKMELIRSNDNGVTWQKPQPVTGRNEINGHLTRLKDGRLLLSYGIRVNGRRGVSAKLSSDEGQTWSEPIRISHTADGGDCGYPSSIQKENGEIVTAWYSSESPQHVGYHLGVTVWKVPERESN, encoded by the coding sequence ATGCGTATCTTCATGTTGTGTATTGTTGTCGTTGTGTTGGCTGCCTTAAGCCCTGTAGAACTGTCCGCAGAAGAACCGCATGTTCTCAAACAGGTGGTCGCTGTGGAAAACGTCTGTGCCTGGCCCAATCTGACACTGCTGCCTGACGGAACGATTATCGCAGTGTTTCACAACCAGCCCAGCCACGGACAGCAGGAGGGAGACATCGACTGCTGGGCGAGCCCTGATGGAGTGAACTGGGAGAAACGCAGCACTGTCACAGAGCATGAGCCGAATACGGTGCGGATGAATCATGCGACGGGACTGGCGAAGAATGGCGATCTGATTGTACTCTGTTCCGGCTGGAGTAATCTCAAACAGCCGGAGCGTCCCAAGCAGACAGTCTTTCGGGATGCGATTCTGCGCAGCTGGGTGCTGCGGTCGAGCGATGGGGGGCGCAGCTGGACGAAATCGGAAGACTTCCCGGCAGCAGAAGCGGGCTGGTCGGAATACATTCCTTTCGGTGACATCTGGGCCGGCTCTGATGGCGCGCTCCATGTCTCCTGCTACCAGGGCCAGTTTAAAGATCCCAGCCAGTCCACCAAAACGAAAGGCTGGAAATCATCGCACTTGAAGAGTGAGGATGATGGACGGACCTGGAGTGTGGTTTCTGTGATTGGTCCTGCGCACAATGAAACCGATCTGTTTTACCTGGGAGAAAAAAACTGGCTGGCGGCAGCCCGCATCGACAAAATGGAACTGATTCGCAGCAATGATAATGGCGTGACCTGGCAGAAACCGCAACCGGTGACCGGTCGCAATGAGATTAACGGACATCTGACGCGGCTGAAAGATGGCCGCCTGCTGCTCAGCTATGGCATCCGTGTCAACGGGCGGCGGGGCGTGAGTGCGAAGCTCAGCAGCGATGAGGGGCAAACCTGGAGTGAACCGATCCGGATCTCACACACAGCGGATGGCGGGGACTGCGGTTACCCATCCAGTATCCAGAAGGAAAACGGCGAAATCGTGACGGCCTGGTATTCCAGTGAGTCACCACAACACGTGGGATATCACCTTGGAGTGACGGTCTGGAAAGTACCAGAGAGGGAATCGAATTAA
- a CDS encoding efflux RND transporter permease subunit: MLEGLFYRNRRLLILLMALITVAGLSSYYVLPRMEDPVLTQRVARVNTRFPGADATRVESLVSEKLEEELREIDEIKELRTISRSGMSSMTIELRDDVYEVDEVWSRIRDKIDDARVEFPAGAQEPDFEELEVKAYALIVALVWDNPNHVNYAVLRRSAKQLEDRLRAISDTEDIDTFGDPDEEIVVEVQPDKIASLGLSVKQIAQQVESSDAKLTAGQLRGVKSDLLIDVDSELDSLSRIANTPVQFGSEGHSVQLGDIATIHKGVALPLSSLVIADGKPAVTLGMFVRDNVRIDHWSHAAKVALAEFEQSLADDVSVQTLFDQNRYVEARLSGLVWNLVLGGIAVIVVIVFMMGWRNALVVGTALPLSAFMVLAGLRFMDIPIHQMSVTGLIIALGLLIDNAIVVVDEVRAKLHMGMAPEDAVISTVRHLAVPLLGSTLTTVLAFAPIALMPGPAGEFVGSIAISVILAICSSFFLAMTVIPAIAALFADANEDLEHAHWWQVGFSHAGLRDWYQKSLDYLFARPVLGVALGCLLPISGFIVAGSLPEQFFPPADRDQVNIELELNAHASLAETRQTIESIRQVVLEHPQVKGIEWFLGESAPQFYYNIVAKRENASNYAQALVQLNTAEGGEALIHELQRELDRKVPHSRVLVRQLEQGPPFDAPIEVRLFGPDLHQLSQSGDELRTILSRTTNVLHHKAELADPLPKLTLKIDEEQARLAGLDHAEISNQLNAALEGSLGGSILEETEELPVRIRVPQARRASVNDIASLQLISRKITEDGQPQFVPLTAIAEVKMSSEVAAISHFNGERMNEVQAYLKAGVLPAEALAEFQSKLKQAGFELPPGYRLEWGGEASKRDDAVGNLLANVGVLMVLMVATLVLSFASFRVAALVGTVGILSIGLGLGMLWLFGFPFGFMAIVGSMGLAGVAINDAIVVLAELRANPEARKGNRVVVRDVVLRSTRHVVATSLTTVAGFAPLVIAGGGFWPPLAITIAGGVGGATLLALYYIPSAYILVMCRQCPLRAKVGEPVQADRESSLLSKLKDRLPVLR; this comes from the coding sequence ATGCTGGAAGGATTATTTTACCGAAACAGGCGGTTACTCATCCTGCTGATGGCGCTGATTACCGTCGCGGGTCTTTCCAGTTACTATGTGCTGCCTCGGATGGAAGATCCCGTGCTGACGCAACGCGTCGCGCGGGTCAATACGCGTTTCCCGGGCGCAGACGCCACCCGTGTGGAATCGCTGGTCTCTGAAAAGCTGGAAGAAGAACTGCGGGAAATTGATGAGATCAAAGAACTGAGGACCATTTCCCGCAGTGGGATGTCCTCAATGACGATTGAGCTCCGCGATGATGTCTACGAAGTTGACGAAGTCTGGTCGCGGATCCGGGATAAAATTGATGATGCCCGGGTGGAATTCCCAGCCGGTGCCCAAGAACCGGATTTTGAAGAGCTGGAAGTCAAAGCCTACGCGTTGATTGTGGCACTGGTGTGGGACAATCCCAATCATGTGAATTATGCTGTGCTGCGTCGTTCAGCCAAGCAGTTGGAAGACCGACTGCGGGCGATTTCCGATACCGAGGATATTGATACGTTTGGCGATCCGGATGAAGAGATTGTGGTCGAAGTCCAGCCCGATAAGATTGCTTCGCTGGGTTTGAGTGTGAAACAGATCGCGCAGCAGGTGGAATCGTCGGATGCCAAGTTAACTGCTGGCCAGTTGCGTGGCGTGAAAAGTGATTTGCTGATTGATGTCGACTCCGAACTGGATAGTCTGTCACGAATTGCTAATACACCTGTCCAGTTCGGTTCGGAAGGCCATTCCGTGCAATTAGGGGATATTGCGACCATTCATAAGGGAGTGGCTTTGCCATTGAGTAGTCTGGTAATTGCCGACGGTAAGCCTGCGGTCACGTTAGGAATGTTTGTGCGGGATAATGTGCGGATTGATCATTGGAGCCATGCAGCAAAAGTGGCACTGGCTGAGTTCGAACAGTCGCTGGCAGATGATGTCAGCGTGCAGACGCTGTTCGATCAGAACCGCTATGTCGAGGCGCGTCTCAGCGGTCTTGTCTGGAACCTGGTGCTGGGCGGAATCGCGGTGATCGTGGTTATCGTCTTCATGATGGGCTGGCGAAATGCGCTGGTGGTAGGAACCGCGTTACCGTTATCCGCGTTTATGGTACTGGCAGGACTGCGCTTTATGGACATCCCCATTCATCAGATGTCAGTTACCGGGTTGATCATTGCCCTGGGATTACTGATTGATAATGCGATTGTCGTGGTCGATGAAGTCAGGGCCAAATTGCATATGGGGATGGCTCCTGAGGATGCCGTGATTTCAACCGTAAGACATCTGGCAGTTCCGTTATTGGGGTCCACTTTAACGACGGTACTCGCTTTTGCGCCGATCGCATTGATGCCCGGACCCGCAGGTGAGTTTGTCGGCTCGATCGCCATCAGCGTGATTCTGGCGATCTGCAGTTCCTTCTTCCTGGCGATGACAGTGATTCCCGCCATTGCAGCTCTGTTTGCTGATGCGAATGAAGATCTCGAACACGCTCACTGGTGGCAGGTGGGGTTCAGCCATGCTGGTCTGCGTGACTGGTATCAGAAATCGCTGGATTATCTGTTTGCTCGTCCCGTGCTGGGCGTGGCACTGGGATGCCTGTTGCCTATTAGCGGGTTTATCGTCGCTGGTTCGCTGCCCGAGCAGTTTTTCCCGCCAGCTGACCGCGATCAGGTAAATATTGAACTGGAACTGAATGCCCATGCTTCACTGGCTGAGACCCGGCAGACGATCGAATCGATTCGACAGGTGGTACTCGAACATCCGCAGGTGAAGGGGATTGAATGGTTTCTGGGTGAAAGTGCACCCCAGTTTTATTACAACATCGTTGCCAAACGGGAAAACGCTTCCAACTATGCCCAGGCACTCGTGCAGCTCAATACAGCCGAGGGAGGCGAAGCCCTGATTCATGAACTGCAGCGGGAACTGGATCGCAAGGTGCCACATTCGCGTGTCCTGGTGCGGCAACTGGAGCAGGGGCCTCCCTTCGATGCGCCGATCGAGGTACGGCTGTTCGGACCTGACCTGCATCAGCTCAGTCAGAGTGGAGATGAGCTGCGGACGATATTAAGTCGCACGACGAATGTACTGCATCATAAAGCGGAACTGGCGGATCCCCTGCCAAAACTGACATTGAAGATCGACGAAGAACAGGCACGACTGGCGGGGCTGGATCATGCGGAAATCTCGAATCAGTTAAATGCGGCTCTGGAAGGTTCGCTGGGGGGAAGTATCCTTGAAGAGACAGAAGAACTGCCAGTACGAATTCGCGTACCACAGGCGCGACGGGCTTCGGTCAACGATATTGCATCGCTGCAACTGATCTCCCGTAAAATAACAGAAGACGGTCAGCCACAGTTTGTGCCCTTGACGGCGATTGCGGAAGTGAAAATGTCGTCGGAAGTGGCCGCCATTTCTCACTTCAATGGTGAGCGGATGAATGAAGTGCAGGCGTATCTGAAGGCAGGTGTACTGCCCGCTGAAGCACTGGCAGAATTCCAGTCAAAATTGAAGCAGGCGGGCTTTGAACTTCCCCCGGGCTATCGTCTGGAATGGGGGGGCGAAGCATCCAAACGCGATGACGCAGTCGGAAATCTGCTGGCGAATGTCGGCGTGTTGATGGTCCTGATGGTGGCGACCCTGGTGCTGTCTTTTGCTTCGTTTCGCGTGGCGGCGCTGGTGGGGACGGTCGGGATTCTTTCGATTGGTCTGGGGCTGGGGATGTTGTGGTTATTTGGTTTTCCCTTTGGCTTCATGGCGATTGTCGGTTCGATGGGACTGGCGGGCGTTGCGATTAACGACGCCATCGTGGTGCTGGCCGAGTTGCGTGCGAATCCTGAAGCCCGCAAAGGGAATCGAGTCGTCGTCCGCGACGTTGTGCTGCGATCGACACGACATGTGGTCGCCACGTCGCTCACTACGGTAGCCGGCTTTGCACCGCTGGTGATTGCCGGAGGCGGGTTTTGGCCACCGCTGGCGATCACGATTGCCGGGGGCGTCGGCGGTGCCACGCTCTTGGCCCTCTATTATATTCCCTCGGCTTATATCCTGGTGATGTGTCGTCAGTGCCCGCTTCGCGCAAAGGTTGGTGAACCGGTGCAGGCAGACAGAGAATCTTCGCTGCTCTCTAAGCTGAAAGATCGACTGCCGGTGTTACGTTAA
- a CDS encoding efflux RND transporter periplasmic adaptor subunit encodes MNFSRTQSESYFFENKLTFRQKLARYNMLFALAVAVLLLTVFLGLFQGSVHNAFSTEASMKETRQSGIPVDVIELEPVDSFARKRTYTGKVTAARLSELAFERSGKLTEIVVDEGDQVQTGMVLARLDTRHLEVSRLKLQAERAAAQAKLDELQAGPRAQTVAVAEAEVRQLNARLKNLLADHSRNQQLLKRNAITSSDYEASQYEVEQQQAQLDAARSRLSELQEGTRKEQIAAQKAVVANLDASLEDNQVDLDDTVLKAPFGGRISKRYADEGTVIFPNAPLFRLVEDQRLEAHIGVPVEMAIHLKHGSQQEVGLNGKSYQSTLKAILPELDPVTRTQEVVLSLSEQAAEQLVPGQVIRIEISEPVEMQGFWLPLSSLARGERGLWSAYAVIPGKEAGEKVLEKRQLEVLHTEDNRVLVRGTLKSGDQIVADGIHKLTGNQRVVIKDRR; translated from the coding sequence ATGAACTTCAGCAGAACGCAGTCTGAGTCGTATTTTTTTGAAAACAAGTTGACGTTTCGTCAAAAACTGGCACGCTATAACATGCTGTTCGCTCTGGCGGTGGCAGTGTTGCTACTGACAGTTTTCCTGGGGTTGTTCCAGGGGAGCGTGCACAATGCCTTTTCCACTGAAGCTTCCATGAAAGAGACCAGGCAATCCGGAATACCAGTGGATGTGATCGAACTGGAGCCCGTCGATTCGTTTGCCCGAAAACGAACCTATACCGGTAAAGTGACGGCGGCTCGATTGAGCGAACTGGCATTCGAGCGGAGTGGAAAGCTGACTGAAATTGTTGTCGATGAGGGAGATCAGGTTCAGACGGGGATGGTACTGGCCCGACTGGATACCAGACATCTGGAAGTCAGTCGTTTGAAACTGCAGGCAGAGCGCGCCGCAGCACAGGCAAAGCTGGATGAGCTGCAAGCAGGGCCACGAGCGCAAACGGTTGCTGTCGCGGAAGCCGAAGTCAGGCAACTGAATGCCCGTCTCAAAAATCTCCTCGCGGATCACTCCCGGAATCAGCAGTTGCTGAAACGCAATGCAATTACCAGTTCCGATTATGAAGCGTCCCAATACGAAGTGGAACAGCAGCAGGCCCAGCTCGATGCAGCGCGCAGTCGGCTCTCAGAGTTGCAGGAAGGGACTCGCAAAGAGCAGATTGCAGCCCAGAAAGCGGTTGTCGCTAATCTGGATGCCTCACTCGAAGACAACCAGGTCGACCTGGATGATACTGTGCTCAAAGCCCCCTTTGGTGGTCGGATTTCAAAACGCTATGCCGATGAAGGGACCGTGATCTTTCCCAATGCGCCACTGTTTCGCCTGGTCGAAGATCAAAGGCTGGAAGCTCATATTGGTGTGCCCGTAGAGATGGCCATCCATCTGAAACATGGCAGCCAGCAGGAAGTGGGGCTCAACGGAAAAAGTTATCAGTCAACACTGAAAGCGATTCTGCCTGAACTGGATCCGGTAACGCGAACGCAGGAAGTGGTGCTGTCACTCAGTGAGCAGGCGGCTGAACAACTCGTTCCAGGTCAGGTCATTCGCATTGAAATCTCTGAACCGGTCGAAATGCAGGGGTTCTGGCTTCCTCTCAGTTCACTGGCACGGGGAGAGCGGGGGCTCTGGTCTGCCTATGCCGTGATTCCAGGAAAAGAAGCGGGAGAAAAAGTCCTGGAAAAACGCCAGCTGGAAGTATTGCATACGGAAGACAATCGGGTACTGGTACGTGGTACTTTAAAAAGCGGTGATCAGATCGTGGCAGATGGAATTCATAAGTTGACTGGCAATCAGCGGGTGGTGATTAAAGACCGTCGTTGA